A single window of Channa argus isolate prfri chromosome 12, Channa argus male v1.0, whole genome shotgun sequence DNA harbors:
- the LOC137137739 gene encoding uncharacterized protein, which translates to MMSPVFGFYLTCLFLWKMAQIADLKSSPAFHHMTGFVTVDVGAEVILQCSYKSDTAKYLYWFKHILGQKPRLISSLSQFNQMISFDDEFKNSSRFTVTTGNGKNHLTITNIDISDSATYYCLSGNYYNIEFREIIIVSVKGSGLNIPTLVHQSVSETIHPGDSVMLNCTVHTRTGDKGHSVYWFRHSEESHPGILYTHGDRSNQCERNSEKQTHTCVYNLSMKNLTRSHVGTYYCAVASCGHILFGNGTKLDIEGEGISYGLVYFLSGALSFTTILVLLLTYLLYKRSKYQPTELQTRFSPPSGSNSEVYQDDNLQYAAISVRLSNRSRQRNETDPECVYSRVKL; encoded by the exons ATGATGTCTCCAGTCTTTGGTTTCTATCTCACATGTTTGTTCTTGTGGAAAATGG CTCAAATAGCTGATCTGAAATCTTCCCCAGCTTTTCATCACATGACTGGTTTTGTAACAGTTGATGTTGGTGCTGAGGTGATTTTGCAATGTTCTTATAAAAGTGACACTGCTAAATATCTTTACTGGTTTAAGCACATTCTGGGACAGAAACCAAGGCTCATCTCTTCCCTCAGCCAATTTAATCAAATGATCAGTTTTGATGATGAATTTAAGAACAGCTCACGCTTCACGGTGACTACTGGAAATGGTAAAAATCACTTGACGATCACTAATATAGACATATCAGACTCAGCCACGTATTACTGTTTGAGTGGCAATTATTACAACATTGAATTCAGAGAGATCATTATTGTCAGTGTGAAGGGTTCAGGTTTGAACATCCCAACTTTGGTCCATCAGTCAGTATCTGAGACCATCCATCCAGGAGACTCTGTGATGCTGAACTGTACAGTTCACACTCGGACCGGTGATAAAGGACACAGTGTTTACTGGTTCAGACACTCTGAAGAATCTCATCCAGGAATCCTTTACACCCATGGAGACAGGAGCAATCAGTGTGAGAGGAACtctgagaaacaaacacatacgTGTGTCTACAACCTGTCAATGAAGAACTTGACTCGTTCTCATGTTGGAACCTACTACTGTGCTGTTGCCTCATGTGGACACATACTGTTTGGAAATGGGACCAAACTGGACATTGAGG GTGAAGGGATCTCTTATGGCTTAGTGTATTTCTTGAGTGGAGCTTTGTCATTCACCACCATCCTGGTGCTTTTACTGACCTACTTACTGTACAAGAGAAGCAAATATCAGCCTACAG AGTTGCAAACAAGATTCTCGCCTCCATCTGGATCAAATTCAGAG GTTTACCAAGACGACAACCTCCAGTACGCTGCTATAAGTGTTCGCCTGTCCAACAGATCAAGACAGAGAAATGAAACCGACCCTGAATGTGTGTACTCCAGAGTGAAGCTGTAG
- the LOC137137738 gene encoding uncharacterized protein: MTSPVFGFYLTCLFLWKMAQMADVNSSLSFPQETSFVSVNVGAKVILQCSYDCHIAARIYWYKQTLGQKPKLISSFHKYNLNHTFYDEFKNNPRFTLDTENCKNHLTMKESHISDSGTYYCLRSYSYNIEFREIIIVSVKGSGLNVPTLVYQSVSETIQPGDSVMLKCTVHTRTCDKEHSVYWFRHSEESHPGILYTHGDRSNQCERNSEKQTHTCVYNLSMKNLTRSHVGTYYCAVASCGHILFGNGTKLDIEGEGISYGLVYFLSGALSFTTILVLLLTYLLYKRSKYQPTELQTRFSAPSATNSEVYQDDNLQYAALSVRLSNRSRQRNETNPECVYSRVKL; the protein is encoded by the exons ATGACGTCCCCAGTCTTTGGTTTCTATCTCACATGTTTGTTCTTGTGGAAAATGG CTCAGATGGCTGATGTAAATTCATCCCTATCTTTTCCTCAAGAGACTAGTTTTGTATCAGTTAATGTTGGTGCAAAGGTTATTCTGCAATGTTCCTATGACTGTCACATTGCTGCAAGGATTTATTGGTATAAACAAACTCTGGGACAGAAACCAAAGCTCATATCTAGCTTccataaatacaatttaaatcaCACTTTTTATGATGAATTCAAGAACAATCCACGCTTCACATTGGACactgaaaattgtaaaaatcaCCTGACGATGAAAGAATCACACATTTCAGACTCAGGCACATATTACTGTTTGAGAAGTTATTCATACAACATTGAATTCAGAGAGATCATTATTGTCAGTGTGAAGGGTTCAGGTTTGAATGTCCCAACTTTGGTCTATCAGTCAGTATCTGAGACCATCCAGCCAGGAGACTCTGTGATGCTGAAGTGTACAGTTCACACTCGGACCTGTGATAAAGAACACAGTGTTTACTGGTTCAGACACTCTGAAGAATCTCATCCAGGAATCCTTTACACCCATGGAGACAGGAGCAATCAGTGTGAGAGGAACtctgagaaacaaacacatacgTGTGTCTACAACTTGTCAATGAAGAACTTGACTCGTTCTCATGTTGGAACCTACTACTGTGCTGTTGCCTCATGTGGACACATACTGTTTGGAAATGGGACCAAACTGGACATTGAGG GTGAAGGGATCTCTTACGGCTTAGTGTATTTCTTGAGTGGAGCTTTGTCATTCACCACCATCCTGGTGCTTTTACTGACCTACTTACTGTACAAGAGAAGCAAATATCAGCCTACAG AGTTGCAAACAAGATTTTCGGCTCCTTCTGCAACAAATTCAGAG GTTTACCAAGACGACAACCTCCAGTACGCTGCTTTAAGTGTTCGCCTGTCCAACAGATCAAGACAAAGAAATGAAACCAACCCTGAATGTGTGTACTCCAGAGTGAAGCTGTAG
- the LOC137137740 gene encoding immunoglobulin kappa light chain-like: MTSPVVGFYLTCLVLWKTAQMADLKSSPTFHHSTDFVPVDVGAEVTLQCFHESDIASYLYWFKHILGQKPRLISSLNQYNQMISFDDEFKNSSRFTVTAENGKNHLTITNIDISDSATYYCLSANFNNIEFKEIIIVSVKGSGLNVPTLVHQSVSETIHPGDSVMLNCTVHTRTCDKEHSVYWFRNSEESHPGILYTHGDRSNQCERNSEKQTHTCVYNLSMKNLTRSHVGTYYCAVASCGHILFGNGTKLDIEGEGISYGLVYFLSGALSFTTILLLLLTYLLYKRSKYQPTELQTRFSAPSATNSEVYQDDNLQYAAINVHLSNISRQRNETNTECVYSRVKL; encoded by the exons ATGACGTCCCCAGTCGTTGGTTTCTATCTCACATGTTTGGTCTTGTGGAAAACGG CTCAAATGGCTGATCTGAAATCTTCCCCAACTTTTCATCACAGTACTGATTTTGTACCAGTTGATGTTGGTGCTGAGGTGACTTTGCAATGTTTTCATGAAAGTGACATTGCTTCATATCTTTACTGGTTTAAGCACATTCTGGGACAGAAACCAAGGCTCATCTCTTCCCTGAACCAATATAACCAAATGATCAGTTTCGATGATGAATTCAAGAACAGCTCACGCTTCACGGTGACTGCTGAGAATGGTAAAAATCACCTGACGATCACAAATATAGACATATCAGACTCAGCCACGTATTACTGTTTGAGTGCCAATTTTAACAACATTGAATTCAAAGAGATCATTATTGTCAGTGTGAAGGGTTCAGGTTTGAACGTCCCAACTTTGGTCCATCAGTCAGTATCTGAGACCATCCATCCAGGAGACTCTGTGATGCTGAATTGTACAGTTCATACTCGGACCTGTGATAAAGAACACAGTGTTTACTGGTTCAGAAACTCTGAAGAATCTCATCCAGGAATCCTTTACACCCATGGAGACAGGAGCAATCAGTGTGAGAGGAACtctgagaaacaaacacatacgTGTGTCTACAACCTGTCAATGAAGAACTTGACTCGTTCTCATGTTGGAACCTACTACTGTGCTGTTGCCTCATGTGGACACATACTGTTTGGAAATGGGACCAAACTGGACATTGAGG GTGAAGGGATCTCTTACGGCTTAGTGTATTTCTTGAGTGGAGCTTTGTCATTCACCACCATCCTGTTGCTTTTACTGACCTACTTACTGTACAAGAGAAGCAAATATCAGCCTACAG AGTTGCAAACAAGGTTCTCGGCTCCTTCTGCAACAAATTCAGAG GTTTACCAAGACGACAACCTCCAGTACGCTGCTATAAATGTTCACCTGTCCAACATATCAAGACAGAGAAATGAAACCAACACTGAATGTGTGTACTCCAGAGTGAAGCTGTAG
- the LOC137137745 gene encoding uncharacterized protein, whose translation MKESHISDSGTYYCLRSYSYNIEFREIIIVSVKGSGLNVPTLVHQSVSETIQPGDSVMLNCTVNTRTCDKEHSVYWFRNSEESHPGILYTHGDRSNQCERNSEKQTHTCVYNLSMKNLTRSHVGTYYCAVASCGHILFGNGTKLDIEGEGISYGLVYFLSGALSFTTILVLLLTYLLYKRSKYQPTELQTRFSAPSATNSEVYQDDNLQYAAINVRLSNRSRQRNETNPECVYSRVKL comes from the exons ATGAAAGAATCGCACATTTCAGACTCAGGCACATATTACTGTTTGAGGAGTTATTCATACAACATTGAATTCAGAGAGATCATTATTGTCAGTGTGAAGGGTTCAGGTTTGAATGTCCCAACTTTGGTCCATCAGTCAGTATCTGAGACCATCCAGCCAGGAGACTCTGTGATGCTGAATTGTACAGTTAACACTCGGACCTGTGATAAAGAACACAGTGTTTACTGGTTCAGAAACTCTGAAGAATCTCATCCAGGAATCCTTTACACCCATGGAGACAGGAGCAATCAGTGTGAGAGGAACtctgagaaacaaacacatacgTGTGTCTACAACCTGTCAATGAAGAACTTGACTCGTTCTCATGTTGGAACCTACTACTGTGCTGTTGCCTCATGTGGACACATACTGTTTGGAAATGGGACCAAACTGGACATTGAAG GTGAAGGGATCTCTTACGGCTTAGTGTATTTCTTGAGTGGAGCTTTGTCATTCACCACCATCCTGGTGCTTTTACTGACCTACTTACTGTACAAGAGAAGCAAATATCAGCCTACAG AGTTGCAAACAAGGTTCTCGGCTCCTTCTGCAACAAATTCAGAG GTTTACCAAGACGACAACCTCCAGTACGCTGCTATAAATGTTCGCCTGTCCAACAGATCAAGACAGAGAAATGAAACCAACCCTGAATGTGTGTACTCCAGAGTGAAGCTGTAG